The following is a genomic window from Lactococcus carnosus.
GCAAGGATAGATGGGGCAAGTGATTGGGGAATTTTCTTTAAGATTATTGTCCCTTTATCAAAACCAGCACTTGCTACGATTGCCTTGTTTCATGGCGTTTGGCAGTGGAATGATTTTATGACCACAAAACTTTATGTGCAAAATGAAGGACTGTATCCCTTACAAATGAAACTTTATGAACTGATTTTGAAATCCCAAGCTGCAGCACAGACTGGCTTGAGCGCACAGCTCAGTATTCAAACGTCATCCAAAGGCATGCAGTTAGCAACAATCGTCGTGACAATGGTGCCCATTTTAGTTTTATATCCTTTTTTACAAAAATATTTTGTAACGGGGACAATGCTAGGTGCTGTTAAAGAGTAACGCTAAAAATACAGCTAAACGAATAAATAAAAAACTTAAGGTTTAGCCGTGTTCTTAACTAATACCAACAAGAAAGTATAGGAGAGCTGAAGATGAAGATGAAAAGTATGATAGGGCTATCCATGACAGGTCTAGTAGCAGTTGCGCTACTTGCCTCATGTGGTACCAAGAAAAAAGAATCGACTAGTACAACAAAATTACCTGATCCCACTTACAAAGTGGACAAGTCAAAACCTGCCTGGCAGTCAGATAAAAGTAAAGATAATACCTTAACATGGTATATCAATGCGGAATGGTGGAATAAAAAATATGGCACCGATTTGATCACTAAGCAGGTCAAAAAAGATTTAAATCTTGATATTAAATTTGTCGTAGGAGATGATACCAAACTCAATACCTACTTTGCTAGTGGTGATATTCCTGATATCGTGACGGTGCTTGATCCCAATACTGAAGTCGCCCGTACGGCCAACAAATGGGCACTTCCTTTGCAAGACCTAGCTAACAAATACGATCCCTATTTTTATGATGTAGCGCGTGAAGATACCCTCAACTGGTATAAACTATCAGATGGGAAAACCTATGGCTATCCCAATTATTCAAATACTCAAGCTGATTTTAAGAGTGGAAAAGTGCCAGCAAGGGATGCTTTTGTGATTCGACAAGACGTGCTTGATGCTATCGGCCCACAAGACTTTAAGACACCGCAAGGTTTTATTAATGCCATGAAAGCAATAAAGGATAAGTTCCCTGATCTTGTACCGTTTGGCTTTAATGATTTTTCAGGTGGCACAAGTTCCCTTGGTGATGTCGTTCAAGACATGCTTGGTGTAGCGATGACAAATAAGGATAATACCTACTATGATCGCAATCTAGATGAGGATTACATTACCTGGTTAAAAGCTTTTCGCCAAGTTCATGAAGCTGGTAATATATCTGATGATAGTTTTTCTGATAATAATGATGCATTTAAGGAAAAAATGACAAGTGGTAAATATGCAACGATGATGGTGGCAGCAAATGTTAACCAAGGTAATAGCCTACAAACATGGCTATCTGCAAACCCGAATAAGGGCTACATCGCCAGTGATGGGATTCAATCAACCAAAGGTAAGACGCCAACTTTATCTCAAGCTGGGCTTTCAGGTTGGATGATTAACTATATTTCTCAGAAGACAAAAAATCCTGCCAAAGCCATTCAAGTATTTGAATACCTACTGAGTGATTATGGGCAAATTTTGACAAATTTCGGTATAGAAGGAGACACGTTCAATTATATCGATGGCAACAAAGAAGCGATTAGTTGGACAGATGCCGCTGCCAAAATTCAATCAGATGACCTGACAAAATGGCAAAAAGACTATCGGATTGGTGAGTTTATTCAATTTGGTCATGATCGCTTCAAGGCATACAATAAGGCATCTTATGTAAAAGCAGTTTGGCAACAACAAGCATGGGGACAAAAATATTTGACACCTCAGTTTAAAATGGAGAATATTTCACCAGAACCTGGTACGCAAGAAGCGCGTGCTTTAAGTGCAATTACAACCAAATGGCAGACGACCTTGGTCAGCTTGATTCGTGCTAAAGATACAGCAGAGTTTGACAAAACATTAGCAACATTTAAGCAATTTCAAAAAGACAATAAAGTCAAAGAAATTAACGTGACACGTGACAAAAATATTAAGCTTAACATGAAAAAATTAGGGGAGAAATAAGATAGCATATTCTATTGAGCGATAGCAAATAGTAGACAAGGAGCTGAAGGGATGCGTGGGTTATTTGCAATTGATGGGAACATCTATAACTATATGTTGAAGCTATAATAGAAAAAGGCTTATTTCCATCAACGCCTGATGATGGTGAATTACTCCTTAAAAATATGGCAAGCCAAGTGGCTACCTATCAAGTAAAGTATCCGATTGAAGGTATTGGCATTAGTGTGCCCGGAATTGTTAGGAAAGATGGCTATATGGTAACAGCTGGTGCCATAAAACCATTTTATAAAGTCAATCTCAAAGAAAAATGTGAAGCTGCTTTTCACTTGCCAGTTGTTCTTGAAAATGATGCAAATTGTGCTGCGATTGCCGAGCAATGGTTGGGTAATGCCCAAGGTATTGAAAACTATATCGTCGTTGTTTTGGGCACTGCTGTTGGCTGCGGAATCATTATTAATGGTAAGGTCTATCAAGGGGCGCATGGCGCTGCTGGAGAAATTGGCTGGAGTATGCAAGGTCCACTGGATTACACACATGATTTAGAAGATGATTCATGGAACTTTACGAGTGGTGTGATATTAGGACTATACAATCGCTATTATCAAGCGACTGGTCAGAAAATATCTGATGCACGCCTGATACTAGACTTAGTCCGACAAGGTGATGTCCTAGCTACCAAAGTCGTGGACCAGTATTATGATGATGTCGCCAAGGGCTTACTAAATTTGATTTGCGTGTTTGATCCCGAGGTGCTACTCTTAGGCGGTGGTATCAGTGCCAACCAGGAGTTTTTGGACAACCTCACAGATAGAATTGAGAAGATTAAGCGGCATCATAGGAGCATGAATCAATTAAAAAATGAAACGATAGCAGATATCAAACCTTGTCTCTTAAGAAATGATGCCGGCTTGATTGGAGCTGTATATCAAGCTAAAAAAATGAAGTGAAAAAAAACGAGTAGGTCATGTTAGACCTGCTCGTTTTTTAATTGATGCCTGCAACCCATCCAGTTGCAAGCGCTGACGTAATATTAAAGCCACCGGTATGGGCATTAATATCCAAAACTTCTCCTGCAAAATAGAGATTGTCGACTGATTTACTCATCAAAGTCTTAGGTCTAATCTCACTTAAATCAACGCCACCAGCTGTGACAAATGATTTGGCTAAACTCATGGTACCTGTTACCTTTATAGGGAAAGCCTTCATTTTTTCGATTAAACTTGTGATCTGTTTTTCAGAAAGCTGTTTCACTTTAGCATCAGGGGAAATCGCCGATTCGGTGATTAAAAATTCGGCGACACGTTCCTGTAATAGAGACTTAGCAACGTTTTTGACTGATTTGTCCCTTAATTCTGTAAATGTGGCTGACAAAGCAGCTTCAGAGAGGTCAGGTAAAAAGTCAATGCTGACCCAATCGGCTTCTTTGACAAAGGTAGAGGCGCGTAATGCAGCAGGACCGGACAAGCCAAAGTGGGTAAATAATAGATCATGTCTAATCACATGTTTGCCAATCTGCAGGTTGATATCCCTTAGAGAAATACCTTGTAATGTTTTATGAGGAAAATCCGTTGTCAAGGGACTTTCAGCAGGACTTAGCTCAGTTACCTTAAGCTTGAAATGTCGTGCGATATCATGACCATATCCGGTAGAGCCAGTAGATGGGTAAGATTTTCCGCCAGTTGTGACAATCAATTTACGGCAGGTAAACTCACGATCAGCTGTTTTAATCAGAAAATGACCATCATCCGTTTTAGTCGTTGAGATGACTTCTGACTGGGTGGCGATTGTCGCACCTAACTCGACTATTTTGGCTTGTAGGGCAGATATGATTGTTTGAGATTTATCTGTTGCAGGAAAGACACGACCGTGATCTTCAACCTTTAATCTCGTGCCATTTTCTTCAAAAAAATTGATGATGTCATGGTTATCAAACTGGGCAAATGTACTGTATAAAAATTTTCCACCATGTGGTATCCCCGCTAGAATATCATCAAGGCTACCATTATTGGTGACGTTACAGCGGCCCCCGCCAGTCATGGCCAGTTTTTTACCCAGTTTTTTATTTTTGTCTAAAATCAGTGTTTTGCGACCGTAGAAACTGCTTGCTACCGCAGCCATCATACCAGAAGGTCCCCCACCGATAATGATCGTATCATAATTTGTTTTCATTAGTTAATTGTAACACACCTTTTCTACTATATGCCACCCTATTGTCGCTAGGGCGCTCATACCAAGGGTCCCAATTTAATGAGGATTCCAGCCAAAGTTTCTGCATGCGATAAGATAGAAGCTACAGCTCAAATTGTGAGGTAAAGAAAAACACCCATACCAGTTTGGTGCTAGTGTTTCAAGGTCGCGTCAATTACGTTGACACCACAGTAAAAACAGCTTGAAATCGTTAATAAATAAGGATGCAAGAGATATTTGCTAGACAATAAATTAGTTTTGATCTATTATAAAGTTATAGAAAAGGAGAGAAAGTGAACTTAAGTAGTATTTTAGTAGCAGAACGCAAGAAAAAAGGAGAGACGCAACAAAAAGTCGCAGATGCCCTCTATATTTCTAGGCAGTCCCTTTCAAATTGGGAGAATGGGAAAAATTTTCCAGATATTCCCACGCTCATAGAGTTGAGCAATTACTATGATTTTTCACTTGATATTATTAAAGGAGATACACAGTTCATGAAGAAAGTCGAAAAAGATTACGAGTTAATTAATACCCAAAAAGCTAACAAGAAGTATGCAGTCCTACTGGCAGTCCTAACGATTATTGTTTTTCTGATCTCTGCAGTGTTAATAACGACAAACTTGTTGACCAGATCCAGGAACCTAGTGCGTCCCAACCCGTTATTAAAAATAGCTTACTAATTAAAGATCAATTATTTGCTAAAAAAAGGCAGATGAAGCGATTCATAATCGGTGGGGCAAGTTGTTTGGCAGTAGCTAGTATTTGTTTATTTTACTATAAGCAGACGCATGTAACCTTACCAGATTTCACGAATAAGCCAGTGAGTAAAGCCCAAGCATGGGCAGATGATAATCAAGTTAAACTAGTGATTAATCGGGTGTATCAACTGGATTAGAAAGTCAATACAATCATTAAACAGGGCGATAAAAATAAGTCAATTGCTAAGAAAAAAGGCACCAAGCTGACTGTCAGTCTGGGAGCGGATCCGAAGGTCAAAATCAAACTGCCAGATTTTTCAACACGATCAGTTGACCAAGCACGTGACTTTATCAAGAAAAATAAACTGGAAAATACAGTGATAGAGATGGGGTATTCAGATACAGTTGCAAAAGTAGGCTATTTAAAGCAAGCTTTTGCGAATGCATCACTAACTTCTGACAACTTTAAGCGAGAAGATAATTTAACGCTTCACTATTCAAAAGGTAAAGAGCCAATCACTAAAAACATTGCTGTACCAGATTTTTCTAGTCAGACTAAAGATCAGATCAATAGTTGGAGTAAAGATAAAAGCGTTAAAGTTGAGATGCAAGAGGAAGGTAGCAATACGATAGAGGTAGGGAAGGTCATCTCTCAGTCAGTCGCTAAGTCAGAAAAAATATCGAAAGCGGATACGATCATCATCAAATTATCTGCTGGTAAACCGATTTTAGTCCCTTATTATGCCAAATTTACCTTTGAGGAGGCAAGTGGTGCTTCAAAAGAGTTACCGGTACTTGCCAAGCAAGTGTATAGTGATACAGTTCCTTATGGCGATTTTATCGGTCAGTCTGTTGCTGCTGGCACCCAGTATTTTATCAAAGATACGATCCCAGATATAACAGCAACTTATTCACTTGGCCGTGTCTATATGAAAGATTTGTCTGGTCAAACAGAAGGCGACTTGCAAAGTACCTTTCATAATGACTATACCTCTAAAGGGGCTAATATTAGCTATCAAATTCAGTATATCAACAGTAGCGAGACCAAAGGGACCGTCGTTGAACAGAGCGTCCTAAATGAATTTGTACCACTTACATTTACGGTTGCAATTGGGATTAGTACAGGCAATGAATAAGGTAGGTGTTATTAAAAGATAGTCGATTAGACTGTCTTTTAATATGGCTTTGGTTAAAATAGTGAAGTGCTGGCTAGTTATGAGACAAATATTGAGTAAATCCTTGAAAAAACTCGTAAAAAGCGGTAGAATAAGTCAGATTGATTTTTTAGTGAAAACGATATCACTGATCTAAAAAATTAAGTTAGCGCATAGGCGTTATTAAGTAAGGTGTGTAGCCCACACAACTAATAAGGAGAAAAGATGTCACACATAAAATTTGATTACAAAACTGCTCTAACTTTTGTTGCGCAGCACGAATTTGACTATTTACAACCAGCAGTTACTGCTTTTGATGCAGCCCTACGTGATGGGACTGGTCAGGGAGCTGACTTTACAGGTTGGATTGATCTACCAAAAGACTATGACAAAGCAGAATTTGATCGTATTCTTAAATCAGCAGAAAAAATCAAATCTGATAGTGACGTTTTGATCGTCATCGGTATTGGTGGCTCTTACTTAGGTGCTAAGGCTGCGATTGATTTCTTGAACAGTTCATTTGTTAACCTTGAGACAAAAGAAAAACGTCAAGCACCACAAATTGTGTATGCAGGTAATTCAATTTCATCTACTTACTTGTCACAATTAGTTGATTACGTTGCTGATAAAGATTTCTCTGTTAACGTCATTTCAAAATCTGGTACAACAACTGAACCAGCGATTGCTTTCCGTGTTTTCAAAGAAATGTTGATCAAAAAATATGGTACTGAAGAAGCAAACCGTCGTATCTATGCAACAACAGACAAAGAAAAAGGTGCTGTTAAAGTTCAAGCTGATGCTGAAGGTTGGGAATCATTTGTCGTACCAGATGCTGTTGGTGGTCGCTTCACAGTCTTGACACCAGTTGGCTTGTTACCTATCGCTGCAAGTGGTGCAGATATTCAAGCTTTAATGGATGGTGCAGCAGCAGCGCGTGAAGCCTACAGTACAGCAGATTTGAAAGAAAACGAAGCCTACCAATATGCAGTACTTCGGAATATTCTTTTCCGTAAAGGCAAAACAATCGAAATTTTAGCAAACTATGAACCATCACTTCAATACTTTGGTGAGTGGTGGAAACAGTTAGCAGGCGAATCTGAAGGGAAAGACTACAAAGGTATCTACCCAACATCAGCTAACTTTTCAACAGATTTACACTCTATCGGTCAATCTATCCAAGAAGGTAGCCGTAACCTCTTTGAAACAGTCATCAAAGTTGAAGAACCAAAATTGAACATCAACATCCCTGCTGAAGCAGAAGATTTAGATGGTCTTGGCTACCTTGAAGGTAAAGATGTTGACTACGTCAATACAAAAGCTTTCCAAGGTGTCTTGCTTGCCCATACAGATGGCGGTGTACCAAACTCAGTGATCACAATCAAGAAACAAGATGAGTTCACGTTAGGTTACCTCATCTACTTCTTTGAAATTGCAATTGGCTTATCTGGCTACTTAAACGGGGTTAACCCATTTGACCAACCAGGTGTTGAAGCCTACAAGAAAAATATGTTTGCGTTACTTGGTAAACCAGGTTTTGAAGCCCTTAGTGCTGAATTAAACGAACGTCTATAAACAACATCGTTAAAAAATGTAAGTCGTCTGAGTGTATACTCAGGCGATTTTATAATACAATTAAGGAAAAAGAATTGGAGACATACAACATGATTATTACGAGACACGGTGATGTTTTTGCAGAGATTAGCCCACTGACGACAGGTCAAGCACCAGATTTTACCTTAACTGATCTCAATCAAAATCCAGTGACACTATCTAAATTGACAGATCCGATTATCATCAGTGTTTTTCCTGATATTAATACCAGTGTTTGTGCCTTACAAACCAAGCACTTTAATGTTGCAGCAGCAGCTAATCAGGCAATCTCTTTTCTATCTATTTCAAATAATACAGCCAAAGAGCAGGCTAATTGGTGTGCTGCTGAGGGTGTAGATATGACGATTTTATCTGATGAAAAAAATACGTTTGGTGAACTGTATGGTTTGGTACTACCTGAAGCTAACCTATTGGCACGAAGTGTTTTTGTGATTAAAGATGGGCAGATTATCTATTCTGAAATTTTGAGTGAGATGAGTAACGAACCGAATTATGATAAAGCGCTTGAGATTGCAAACTCAGTGATTTAAATAAGAAAGTGAGCTGATTATGCTCGCTTTTTATCTTGCTTGAATTTAAGAGATACTGGTTTAAAGACATAAAAAAATCCTGAGCAATCTCAGGATTTTTGGGTCAACTGGCGGGCTTCACAATACCATTGTGTGCGTCTACGCCAAATACTGGTCACAGCAAAGGTTTGATCATGCTCGAAATAATGATAAGTCACAACAATCGTTTTCTTTGAAATGCGATCAGGTTTGTAGTCAGCAATTGCTAAATGCTCGTGCTGCTCTAGCAGCTTTTGCGCTTTATCGATCACTGAGCCATCTGCTCGTATCTCAGTAAACGTCTCAGCTAGTAGACTCGGATTACGATTGTTTAAGACTTGTTCCTCTAAGCCGAGTATGACGAGCGCAATTGATGCATCACGTTCTTCATCAGCTAGAATCGCGGGTTCAACATGTACGTCGATGTCGAAAACATCATACTTTTCTTTTAAGGTTTCTTCGATATCTTCAGTGGCTGCATGACTTTCGAATACAGATAAATCTGGAGACATTTCAACAACGACATCAAGGAAGATGTTACTGCCGTAAGTTCTACCACGGATAAATTTGACAGCCGATACTTTGGGAATTTCAGAAATTTCCTTGGTGTAGATATCTATTTTTTCCTCATCAAATCCATCTGATAGGCTAAAAACAGATTCAGCAAAGATATCGTAAGCTGTTTTAAAGATAAAAAT
Proteins encoded in this region:
- a CDS encoding glucose-6-phosphate isomerase, encoding MSHIKFDYKTALTFVAQHEFDYLQPAVTAFDAALRDGTGQGADFTGWIDLPKDYDKAEFDRILKSAEKIKSDSDVLIVIGIGGSYLGAKAAIDFLNSSFVNLETKEKRQAPQIVYAGNSISSTYLSQLVDYVADKDFSVNVISKSGTTTEPAIAFRVFKEMLIKKYGTEEANRRIYATTDKEKGAVKVQADAEGWESFVVPDAVGGRFTVLTPVGLLPIAASGADIQALMDGAAAAREAYSTADLKENEAYQYAVLRNILFRKGKTIEILANYEPSLQYFGEWWKQLAGESEGKDYKGIYPTSANFSTDLHSIGQSIQEGSRNLFETVIKVEEPKLNINIPAEAEDLDGLGYLEGKDVDYVNTKAFQGVLLAHTDGGVPNSVITIKKQDEFTLGYLIYFFEIAIGLSGYLNGVNPFDQPGVEAYKKNMFALLGKPGFEALSAELNERL
- a CDS encoding NAD(P)/FAD-dependent oxidoreductase; this translates as MKTNYDTIIIGGGPSGMMAAVASSFYGRKTLILDKNKKLGKKLAMTGGGRCNVTNNGSLDDILAGIPHGGKFLYSTFAQFDNHDIINFFEENGTRLKVEDHGRVFPATDKSQTIISALQAKIVELGATIATQSEVISTTKTDDGHFLIKTADREFTCRKLIVTTGGKSYPSTGSTGYGHDIARHFKLKVTELSPAESPLTTDFPHKTLQGISLRDINLQIGKHVIRHDLLFTHFGLSGPAALRASTFVKEADWVSIDFLPDLSEAALSATFTELRDKSVKNVAKSLLQERVAEFLITESAISPDAKVKQLSEKQITSLIEKMKAFPIKVTGTMSLAKSFVTAGGVDLSEIRPKTLMSKSVDNLYFAGEVLDINAHTGGFNITSALATGWVAGIN
- a CDS encoding PASTA domain-containing protein; its protein translation is MGYSDTVAKVGYLKQAFANASLTSDNFKREDNLTLHYSKGKEPITKNIAVPDFSSQTKDQINSWSKDKSVKVEMQEEGSNTIEVGKVISQSVAKSEKISKADTIIIKLSAGKPILVPYYAKFTFEEASGASKELPVLAKQVYSDTVPYGDFIGQSVAAGTQYFIKDTIPDITATYSLGRVYMKDLSGQTEGDLQSTFHNDYTSKGANISYQIQYINSSETKGTVVEQSVLNEFVPLTFTVAIGISTGNE
- a CDS encoding ROK family protein; the encoded protein is MEKGLFPSTPDDGELLLKNMASQVATYQVKYPIEGIGISVPGIVRKDGYMVTAGAIKPFYKVNLKEKCEAAFHLPVVLENDANCAAIAEQWLGNAQGIENYIVVVLGTAVGCGIIINGKVYQGAHGAAGEIGWSMQGPLDYTHDLEDDSWNFTSGVILGLYNRYYQATGQKISDARLILDLVRQGDVLATKVVDQYYDDVAKGLLNLICVFDPEVLLLGGGISANQEFLDNLTDRIEKIKRHHRSMNQLKNETIADIKPCLLRNDAGLIGAVYQAKKMK
- a CDS encoding sugar ABC transporter substrate-binding protein, which gives rise to MKMKSMIGLSMTGLVAVALLASCGTKKKESTSTTKLPDPTYKVDKSKPAWQSDKSKDNTLTWYINAEWWNKKYGTDLITKQVKKDLNLDIKFVVGDDTKLNTYFASGDIPDIVTVLDPNTEVARTANKWALPLQDLANKYDPYFYDVAREDTLNWYKLSDGKTYGYPNYSNTQADFKSGKVPARDAFVIRQDVLDAIGPQDFKTPQGFINAMKAIKDKFPDLVPFGFNDFSGGTSSLGDVVQDMLGVAMTNKDNTYYDRNLDEDYITWLKAFRQVHEAGNISDDSFSDNNDAFKEKMTSGKYATMMVAANVNQGNSLQTWLSANPNKGYIASDGIQSTKGKTPTLSQAGLSGWMINYISQKTKNPAKAIQVFEYLLSDYGQILTNFGIEGDTFNYIDGNKEAISWTDAAAKIQSDDLTKWQKDYRIGEFIQFGHDRFKAYNKASYVKAVWQQQAWGQKYLTPQFKMENISPEPGTQEARALSAITTKWQTTLVSLIRAKDTAEFDKTLATFKQFQKDNKVKEINVTRDKNIKLNMKKLGEK
- a CDS encoding cation diffusion facilitator family transporter, with protein sequence MNNSRYQDLKLAERGALLSIWAYVILSIIKLTVANMTHSESLRADGFNNITDILGNVAVLIGLKIARRPADDDHTYGHWKVESVASLVTSFIMFVVGFFVLKDTVTAIISNTQTSVDLMGSFVGIGSAIVMFAIYLYNRNLATRSKSSGLMSAAKDNLSDAVSSIATSIAIFAASFNLTFIDRLMAIVITIFIFKTAYDIFAESVFSLSDGFDEEKIDIYTKEISEIPKVSAVKFIRGRTYGSNIFLDVVVEMSPDLSVFESHAATEDIEETLKEKYDVFDIDVHVEPAILADEERDASIALVILGLEEQVLNNRNPSLLAETFTEIRADGSVIDKAQKLLEQHEHLAIADYKPDRISKKTIVVTYHYFEHDQTFAVTSIWRRRTQWYCEARQLTQKS
- a CDS encoding peroxiredoxin, yielding MIITRHGDVFAEISPLTTGQAPDFTLTDLNQNPVTLSKLTDPIIISVFPDINTSVCALQTKHFNVAAAANQAISFLSISNNTAKEQANWCAAEGVDMTILSDEKNTFGELYGLVLPEANLLARSVFVIKDGQIIYSEILSEMSNEPNYDKALEIANSVI